A region of the Coffea eugenioides isolate CCC68of unplaced genomic scaffold, Ceug_1.0 ScVebR1_1488;HRSCAF=2345, whole genome shotgun sequence genome:
GAGCCTGTCTCTGATATAGCTTTAGTCAGGCAGGCTTACCAAGCCGTGCCATTAAccaaagaaaaccaaaaacGAATTAAAGAAGATCATTATTACCTCCCAACCTACATTTGTAAGAACAAACATGCATGAAGCAGTTGACCAACAAATGGAACCTCAGAGCGCCAAGCATTGGTGTACATAAGCAAAATTATGGCATTGTTTTTCCACAACTAAAAGATAAATGCTAGATCTTGCGAAACAAATTGATACCAACTGCTCTCTTACAAGAGCAGGCTAACAATATCTGAAGATAATCTTTATCTGCAATTTGTCAGCTTTTTTTCTAAGACAATTACCAGTTTCAGGTTTCACCAAATTAACAGGAACTGAGTGCAATCATCTAAATCCTCCATTTACAAGTAAAAGAGAAACCCAGCAATAAAACTATCTGTATGTGACAAAAAAATGGTAGTTGCAGCACACACTATAGATCTTGCATTATGCCTTCTTCTttttggatttgagcatcacATATCCAACAAACATGCAGAGGAAGCAAAGCAGCGCCGCAAGAGCAAACACCGGAATCAGAATGGCATATTCTTGAGGCAAAAAGTACTTGTGCACAAAATTATCAGTATCAACGAACGGCTGAAAGCACAAAAGAAAAATGTACGtcagaaacaaagggaaaaacccagagtcaaaaagaaaaagctctTAGGATCAGAAGTGAAAAAACTAACCAGTATGATCACCCAGAATGTATAGTAAGTGAAAACTGACAAGCTGATTACCGATAACAGCAGCCCCACGGCCTTGTCTGCTAAATCCATCTACTCcttcctttttctgttcttttatAGTTTTTCACCTTAATTTACCAAAGAGGGAGTTCAATGAAGGGTTAGAAGGTGTAATTATTGCAAAAAAGAGTACAAAATCACAAATGATCATGATGCAAAAAAGCAGTAACAGGGAAATTGCTAAGCAAACTCTTACACATTCATCCTTGTGCCTCCGTGTAGGAAGCAAAATCTAACCAGGGTAGTTGCTAAGCAACCTATAACCCATTTCCCTCAACGACAAACCACAAAATTCTGCTGGTGAAACATCCATCTACTTTCCATACCTTCATTACCCGCCATTGAATTCAAAAACTACATTTACATGACCCCCAAGCCCCAAAAAGGAAGACAAGCATTTCTCCAACATAATTGCTCCATCACAAGgacataaaaacagttttttaaTTTAAACGCCAAAATACTGCaccaaattattttttgtataAAACTGTTCTTAATATACAATTAATGATCAGCAttacttttttcttctctctcctcgCTCTCCTTTTCTTAATGAAACCAGTGAGTTTATGATCTTCCATTTCCTGAACAATTGTAAAAAATTATCATATTCGATTCGGCACTCTGGCGCATACTCTTTCACCCAATTACAAACAACCTAAGCTATGGATTCTCACAACTAAACCAAAAAAGGATAAATATTCAGGTCCCTCATAATTGAGACGCTAGAATTTGAATCTACTTGttccaagaaagaaaagattaaGACTGTAAATTAACATATCAATGCGAAACCAAAAAGATATAAACAGAGAATAAATAAGTAAAGACTTCATCACTACGCCGCGGTACGGGGGAAAATCAAGTCTACCTGAAAGAATTTTGGTATTTCTTCGATTAGGGGTTTGAATTCGCGGCATTCCTCGAGTGGTACCACTTTGCTTACTTGCCCTACTTTTTTCTGCTTTTGGAAttgctttctcttttcttttcttttctttttttgaagcTTTTCGTTTCCCAATTACGTTTTGGTTAAGTTCAAGTGTTTCTGATAATCCACTGAGTAAGGGTGGACTAGCGACGCTTAAGTTTTGGACACCTGACTTTTGTCTGCTGCCCCAACTCCGGCTCAAGTGGGGGAGAGAGTGTGTACCGATTTCGGTTGAGCAAATGGTGAATTTGGctctgagagccacccgtatcctttcggAGCTATGGTTTTTGTTAAGTTTCCTGTTATTTGATTCGCATATGCTGACTaatgaatatgaagttccaggCTTTCCTTTATTGCTATGAGGGGTGGTACCGTCACTCTGCACGCGCTACACGTCATCTCTTCGTGGTTGCTCTCTTTCTTAACGGCGCGACACTCTCGAAAcacgattttggaagaaaagagtcgACTTAATGTAtaatgtttattttgtttaagcTCCTTGTAACCGAAACCACATACATGGTGGATGTTGAGTCAGTACTACACATCTGGGCTTCGTACTTCAAGTTTAAAATGTGAAGATCTCTGCATGTAGGAGAGCATATATATATCTTATGTTCTGTCTGTTAAGTGTAGAGGTGAGAGTGACTTCTCTCTAATGTGCTTTGGTGGGAGTGTCAAAGACCTTCGATGTCCTAATTTCCCTACA
Encoded here:
- the LOC113755446 gene encoding dolichol-phosphate mannose synthase subunit 2-like codes for the protein MDLADKAVGLLLSVISLSVFTYYTFWVIILPFVDTDNFVHKYFLPQEYAILIPVFALAALLCFLCMFVGYVMLKSKKKKA